A genomic window from Ideonella sp. WA131b includes:
- the trpB gene encoding tryptophan synthase subunit beta, with protein MFEYQQPDARGHFGPVAGPNGQPSFYGGTFVAETLVHALAELEAAYTAYSEDPEFVAEFRHELAHFVGRPSPIYHAVRLSRELGGAQIHLKREDLNHTGAHKVNNTIGQALLARRMGKPRVIAETGAGQHGVATATICARYGMECVVYMGSEDVKRQSPNVYRMHLLGARVVPVESGSKTLKDALNEALRDWVTNVENTFYIIGTVAGPHPYPMMVRDFQRVIGDECIEQMQRQVGRQPDAVLACVGGGSNAMGIFYPYIPQEGTRLIGVEAAGQGIASGRHAASLSAGTPGVLHGNRTYLLQDDNGQITETHSISAGLDYPGVGPEHAYLKDIGRAEYVGVTDAEALEAFHRLCRTEGIIPALESSHAVAHAMKLAATMRPDQHLLVNLSGRGDKDIGTVADLTGAEFYCRPSCRGQSVKQ; from the coding sequence ATGTTCGAGTACCAGCAGCCCGACGCGCGCGGGCACTTCGGCCCCGTGGCCGGACCCAACGGCCAGCCCAGCTTCTACGGCGGCACCTTCGTTGCCGAGACCCTCGTTCATGCGCTGGCCGAGCTCGAGGCGGCCTACACGGCGTACAGCGAGGATCCCGAGTTTGTGGCCGAGTTCCGGCATGAGCTGGCGCACTTCGTGGGCCGGCCCAGCCCGATCTACCACGCCGTGCGCCTGAGCCGCGAGCTCGGCGGCGCGCAGATCCACCTCAAGCGCGAGGACCTCAACCACACCGGCGCGCACAAGGTCAACAACACCATCGGCCAGGCGCTGCTGGCGCGCCGCATGGGCAAGCCGCGCGTGATCGCCGAGACGGGCGCCGGCCAGCACGGCGTGGCCACCGCCACGATCTGCGCCCGCTACGGCATGGAGTGCGTGGTCTACATGGGTTCGGAGGACGTCAAGCGCCAGAGCCCCAACGTCTACCGCATGCACCTGCTGGGTGCCCGCGTCGTGCCCGTCGAGAGCGGCAGCAAGACGCTGAAGGACGCGCTCAACGAGGCGCTGCGCGACTGGGTCACGAACGTCGAGAACACCTTCTACATCATCGGCACCGTGGCCGGCCCGCACCCCTACCCGATGATGGTGCGCGACTTCCAGCGCGTGATCGGCGACGAGTGCATCGAGCAGATGCAGCGCCAGGTGGGTCGCCAGCCCGACGCGGTGCTGGCCTGCGTGGGTGGTGGCAGCAACGCCATGGGCATCTTCTACCCCTACATCCCGCAAGAGGGCACGCGCCTCATCGGTGTGGAGGCGGCCGGGCAGGGCATCGCCAGTGGCCGCCACGCGGCCAGCCTCTCGGCCGGCACGCCCGGCGTGCTGCACGGCAACCGCACCTACCTGCTGCAGGACGACAACGGCCAGATCACCGAGACGCACAGCATCAGCGCCGGCCTCGACTACCCCGGTGTCGGCCCCGAGCACGCCTACCTCAAGGACATCGGCCGCGCCGAGTACGTGGGCGTGACGGATGCCGAGGCGCTGGAGGCCTTCCACCGCCTGTGCCGCACCGAGGGCATCATCCCGGCGCTGGAAAGCAGCCACGCCGTGGCCCATGCGATGAAGCTGGCGGCCACGATGCGCCCCGACCAGCATCTGCTCGTCAACCTCAGCGGCCGTGGCGACAAGGACATCGGCACCGTGGCCGACCTGACCGGCGCCGAGTTCTACTGCCGGCCGTCCTGCCGCGGCCAGAGCGTGAAGCAATGA
- a CDS encoding O-succinylhomoserine sulfhydrylase, with translation MIPKKHFAPGTRRATLAVREGLPPSPWGENSEALFLTSCFVHPDAATAARRFANEEDAFVYSRFSNPSVTIMERRLAALEGTSGCIGTSSGMGAILLMFMGLLKAGDHVVCSGSVFGATIKLLQGEFGKFGVESTFVSQTEVAEWKAAMRPTTKLLFAETPTNPSCEVCDIQALADIAHEAGALLAVDNCLCSPALQRPVEFGADIVMHSGTKFLDGQGRVNAGALCADEALINEKFVPVMRSAGMSLSPFNAWVVAKGLETLDVRVKAQSAATLRLAQWLEAHPAVARVYHPGLASHPQHALAMRQQHGEGGAVLSFDVKGGREAAFSVIDATELCSIAANFGDVRSIITHPASTTHGRLTAAQRTAAGIGEGMIRLGVGLEDLDDLRTDLDRGLSALAR, from the coding sequence ATGATTCCGAAGAAACACTTCGCGCCCGGCACGCGCCGCGCCACGCTGGCGGTGCGTGAGGGTCTGCCCCCATCGCCCTGGGGCGAGAACAGCGAGGCCCTGTTCCTCACCAGCTGCTTCGTGCACCCCGACGCTGCCACCGCCGCGCGGCGCTTCGCCAACGAGGAAGACGCCTTCGTCTACAGCCGCTTCTCCAACCCCAGCGTCACCATCATGGAGCGGCGGCTGGCGGCGCTGGAGGGCACCAGCGGCTGCATCGGCACCAGCAGCGGCATGGGCGCCATCCTGCTGATGTTCATGGGCCTGCTGAAGGCTGGCGATCACGTGGTGTGCTCGGGCAGCGTGTTCGGCGCCACGATCAAGCTGCTGCAGGGCGAGTTCGGCAAGTTCGGCGTCGAGAGCACGTTCGTGAGCCAGACCGAGGTGGCCGAGTGGAAGGCCGCGATGCGCCCGACGACGAAGCTGCTGTTCGCCGAGACGCCCACGAACCCAAGCTGCGAAGTGTGCGACATCCAGGCGCTTGCCGACATCGCCCACGAGGCCGGCGCGCTGCTGGCGGTGGACAACTGCCTGTGCTCGCCCGCGCTGCAGCGGCCAGTGGAGTTCGGCGCCGACATCGTCATGCACTCCGGCACCAAGTTCCTCGACGGCCAGGGCCGCGTCAATGCCGGCGCACTGTGCGCTGACGAAGCGCTGATCAACGAGAAGTTCGTGCCCGTGATGCGCAGCGCCGGCATGAGCCTGAGCCCGTTCAATGCCTGGGTCGTGGCCAAGGGCCTGGAGACGCTGGACGTGCGTGTGAAGGCGCAGAGCGCCGCCACGCTGCGGCTGGCGCAGTGGCTGGAGGCCCACCCGGCGGTGGCGCGTGTGTACCACCCCGGCCTGGCCTCGCACCCTCAGCATGCCCTGGCGATGCGGCAGCAGCACGGCGAGGGCGGGGCGGTGCTGAGCTTCGACGTCAAAGGCGGCCGCGAGGCCGCGTTCTCGGTGATCGACGCCACCGAGCTGTGCAGCATCGCGGCCAACTTTGGCGACGTGCGCAGCATCATCACCCACCCCGCCAGCACCACGCACGGGCGGCTCACCGCGGCCCAGCGCACCGCCGCCGGCATCGGCGAAGGCATGATCCGCCTGGGCGTGGGCCTCGAAGACCTCGACGACCTGAGGACCGACCTCGATCGCGGTCTGTCGGCGCTCGCGCGCTGA
- a CDS encoding phosphoribosylanthranilate isomerase codes for MHRTRIKFCGFTRETDVDAACAAGADALGFNLYAKSPRAVTPTRARELVARMPPFVTPVLLFVNATPAEVAAGVQAVPQAVLQFHGDETPAFCQSVSEAAARPYLRAVRMGTPGSGHEVDLLDCAARYASAQALLLDAFVEGFGGGGKVFDWSLIPRNVPAPVVLSGGLNPANVTDGVRLVRPWAVDVSSGVEQAKGVKDAGLMRRFCQAVREADARIAEAAL; via the coding sequence ATGCACCGTACCCGCATCAAATTCTGCGGCTTCACGCGAGAGACCGATGTCGACGCCGCCTGTGCGGCCGGCGCCGACGCGCTGGGCTTCAACCTCTACGCCAAGAGCCCGCGCGCCGTGACGCCGACGAGGGCGCGCGAGCTGGTGGCCCGCATGCCGCCCTTCGTGACGCCGGTGCTGCTGTTCGTCAACGCCACCCCGGCCGAAGTGGCCGCGGGCGTGCAGGCCGTGCCGCAGGCGGTGCTGCAGTTTCACGGTGACGAGACCCCGGCCTTCTGCCAGAGCGTCAGCGAGGCGGCGGCAAGACCTTATCTGCGCGCCGTGCGCATGGGGACGCCAGGCTCGGGCCACGAGGTCGATTTGTTAGACTGCGCCGCGCGCTACGCCAGCGCCCAGGCCCTGCTGCTCGACGCCTTCGTCGAGGGTTTCGGTGGCGGTGGGAAGGTCTTCGATTGGTCACTCATTCCACGCAACGTGCCCGCTCCGGTCGTTTTGTCTGGTGGGTTGAATCCTGCCAATGTGACCGATGGCGTGCGGCTCGTCCGGCCCTGGGCCGTTGACGTGAGCTCCGGCGTGGAGCAGGCCAAGGGCGTGAAGGACGCCGGCCTGATGCGCCGGTTTTGCCAGGCGGTGCGCGAGGCCGATGCCCGCATCGCCGAAGCCGCCCTCTAG
- the trpA gene encoding tryptophan synthase subunit alpha has product MSRIATTLAALKAQGRKALIPYVTAGDPYADVTPQIMQALADGGADIIELGVPFSDPMADGPVIQKASERALARGIGVPQVLAMVREFRRTNQATPVVLMGYANPVERYDQKHGHPGEDSAFVRAAAEAGVDGLLIVDYPPEECEAFSAQLRQAGLDLIFLLAPTSTDARMAQVGRVASGYVYYVSLKGVTGAGHLDTEAVAQMVPRIRAHVSVPVGVGFGIRDAASARAVAAVSDAVVIGTRLIQLIESQTRENAPLAARAFMAEIRAALDA; this is encoded by the coding sequence ATGAGCCGCATCGCCACCACGCTGGCCGCGCTCAAGGCCCAGGGCCGCAAGGCGCTGATTCCGTACGTGACCGCCGGCGATCCCTACGCCGACGTCACGCCGCAGATCATGCAGGCGTTGGCCGACGGCGGCGCCGACATCATCGAGCTTGGCGTGCCGTTCTCCGACCCCATGGCCGACGGTCCCGTCATCCAGAAGGCGAGCGAACGCGCGCTGGCGCGTGGCATCGGTGTGCCGCAGGTGCTGGCGATGGTGCGCGAGTTCCGTCGCACCAACCAGGCCACGCCGGTGGTGCTGATGGGCTACGCAAATCCAGTGGAGCGTTATGACCAGAAGCACGGCCACCCTGGTGAAGACAGCGCATTCGTGCGCGCCGCAGCCGAGGCCGGCGTCGATGGCCTCCTGATCGTCGACTACCCGCCCGAGGAGTGCGAGGCTTTCTCCGCGCAACTCAGGCAAGCCGGCCTGGACCTCATCTTCCTGCTCGCTCCGACCAGCACCGACGCGCGGATGGCCCAGGTCGGCCGCGTGGCCAGCGGCTACGTCTACTACGTGTCGCTCAAGGGCGTCACGGGCGCGGGTCACCTGGACACCGAGGCCGTGGCGCAGATGGTGCCCCGCATCCGCGCCCACGTGAGCGTGCCAGTGGGCGTGGGCTTCGGCATCCGCGACGCCGCCAGCGCCCGGGCTGTGGCGGCGGTGTCGGACGCCGTGGTGATCGGCACCCGTCTGATCCAGCTGATCGAATCCCAAACCCGCGAGAATGCGCCCCTCGCGGCCCGCGCCTTCATGGCCGAGATCCGCGCTGCGCTCGACGCCTGA
- a CDS encoding acetyl-CoA carboxylase carboxyltransferase subunit beta: MSWLEKLLPPKIQPTDPAERRAVPEGLWIKCPSCETVLYKADLEGNLNVCPKCDHHHRIGARKRLDAFLDPEGRWEIGQEVLPVDALKFKDSKKYPLRLKAALELTGETDALVVLGGAVMSVPVVAACFEFEFMGGSMGSVVGERFTRGVEAAVEQKVPFVSFTATGGARMQEGLLSLLQMAKTNAALTRLAKANLPYISVLTDPTMGGVSASFAFMGDVVIAEPKALIGFAGPRVIENTVREKLPEGFQRSEFLLGTGALDMICDRRQLRPTVARLLALLQRQSADAVA, from the coding sequence ATGAGCTGGCTCGAAAAACTGCTGCCGCCGAAGATCCAGCCCACCGACCCGGCCGAGCGCCGCGCGGTGCCCGAGGGGTTGTGGATCAAGTGCCCGTCGTGCGAGACGGTGCTCTACAAAGCCGACCTTGAAGGCAACCTCAACGTCTGCCCCAAGTGCGACCACCACCATCGCATCGGCGCTCGCAAGCGGCTCGATGCCTTCCTCGACCCCGAGGGCCGCTGGGAGATCGGGCAGGAGGTGCTGCCGGTCGACGCACTGAAGTTCAAGGACAGCAAGAAGTACCCGCTGCGCCTGAAGGCCGCGCTGGAGCTCACCGGCGAAACCGACGCATTGGTGGTGCTGGGCGGCGCCGTGATGAGCGTGCCGGTCGTGGCTGCCTGCTTCGAGTTCGAGTTCATGGGCGGCAGCATGGGCAGCGTGGTGGGCGAGCGCTTCACGCGTGGCGTGGAGGCCGCGGTGGAGCAGAAGGTGCCCTTCGTGAGCTTCACGGCCACCGGGGGCGCACGCATGCAGGAGGGCCTGCTGAGCCTGCTCCAGATGGCCAAGACCAACGCCGCGCTCACCCGTCTGGCCAAGGCGAATCTGCCCTACATCAGCGTGCTCACCGACCCCACGATGGGCGGCGTGTCGGCCAGCTTCGCCTTCATGGGCGACGTGGTCATCGCAGAGCCCAAGGCGCTGATCGGTTTCGCCGGTCCGCGCGTGATCGAAAACACCGTGCGCGAGAAGCTGCCCGAGGGCTTCCAGCGCAGCGAGTTCCTGCTCGGCACCGGCGCGCTCGACATGATCTGCGACCGCCGCCAGCTGCGGCCCACCGTGGCGCGGCTGCTGGCGCTGTTGCAGCGGCAGTCGGCCGACGCCGTGGCGTAG
- a CDS encoding CvpA family protein, whose amino-acid sequence MPDLGFVDWALLGVLAASVVVGLVRGFVFELLSLAGWLVAWFAAQWGSPQLAPHLPVGTPGSGLNAGVSFALAFVVALLAWALLARLVRLLIHATPLSIPDRLLGALFGALRGGVLLLALATVLALTPASQSAAWQGSHGARWLHQGLAALKPLLPEAVSRHIRT is encoded by the coding sequence CTGCCGGACCTCGGCTTCGTCGACTGGGCCTTGCTGGGGGTGCTGGCAGCGTCGGTGGTGGTGGGTCTCGTCCGCGGTTTTGTGTTTGAACTGCTGTCGCTGGCAGGCTGGCTGGTGGCCTGGTTTGCCGCCCAGTGGGGCTCGCCGCAGCTGGCGCCGCACTTGCCGGTGGGCACACCGGGCTCGGGACTGAATGCCGGGGTGTCCTTCGCGCTGGCCTTCGTGGTCGCGCTGCTGGCCTGGGCGCTGCTGGCGCGGCTGGTGCGCCTCCTGATCCATGCCACGCCGCTCTCCATCCCCGACCGGCTGCTGGGCGCGCTGTTCGGTGCTCTGCGCGGCGGCGTGCTGCTGCTGGCGCTGGCCACCGTGCTGGCGCTCACGCCGGCCTCACAATCGGCGGCGTGGCAGGGCTCGCACGGTGCGCGCTGGCTGCACCAGGGCCTGGCGGCGCTGAAGCCGCTGCTGCCCGAGGCCGTTTCCCGGCACATCCGAACCTGA
- the folC gene encoding bifunctional tetrahydrofolate synthase/dihydrofolate synthase yields the protein MTDRPSLSDWLAHCAAMHPKTLDLSLERTVQVARALGIHFEVPVITVAGTNGKGSTCAMLESILRHAGYRTGLYQKPELVRFTERCKINGQAVDEVLLLPHFEAVERARGDTTLTQFEFTTLAIARCLSMAEVDVVILEVGLGGRYDSVNAFDCDCAVITSIDLDHMEWLGPDRETIGLEKAQIMRPGRPCVVSDPLPPASVVGHGESIGADLWLVGRDFNHQGDRQQWSWNGRGRRYSGMGYPALRGANQLINASGAIAALIALKDRLPINAQAVRTGLALVDLPGRFQIVPGQPTLVLDVAHNPQSVGALAANLDAMGYYPRTHAVFGAMADKDIPALLGRIAALVDSWHLCPLPSARSAKLDDLVAMVGAAAAGRIGGTPAVHRHGDPAAALAAAVAAADPADRIVVFGSFYTVGGVLKAGLPRLGAPHAAPPSAPTPG from the coding sequence ATGACCGATCGCCCATCCCTATCCGACTGGCTCGCGCACTGCGCCGCCATGCACCCCAAGACCCTGGACCTGTCGCTGGAGCGCACGGTCCAGGTGGCCCGCGCCTTGGGCATCCACTTCGAAGTGCCCGTCATCACGGTGGCCGGCACCAACGGCAAGGGCAGCACCTGCGCCATGCTCGAGAGCATCCTGCGCCACGCCGGCTACCGCACCGGCCTGTACCAGAAGCCCGAGCTGGTGCGGTTCACCGAGCGCTGCAAGATCAACGGCCAAGCGGTCGACGAGGTGCTGCTGCTGCCCCACTTCGAGGCCGTGGAGCGCGCACGCGGCGACACCACGCTCACGCAGTTCGAGTTCACCACCCTGGCCATCGCGCGCTGCTTGTCGATGGCCGAGGTGGACGTCGTCATCCTCGAGGTCGGCCTGGGCGGGCGCTACGACAGCGTCAACGCCTTCGACTGCGACTGCGCCGTCATCACCAGCATCGACCTCGACCACATGGAGTGGCTGGGCCCCGACCGCGAGACCATTGGCCTGGAGAAGGCGCAGATCATGCGCCCCGGCCGCCCCTGCGTGGTGAGCGACCCGCTGCCGCCGGCCAGCGTGGTGGGTCACGGCGAGTCCATCGGCGCCGACCTGTGGCTGGTGGGCCGCGACTTCAACCACCAGGGCGACCGCCAGCAGTGGAGCTGGAACGGTCGCGGCCGCCGCTACAGCGGCATGGGCTATCCGGCGCTGCGCGGCGCCAACCAGCTGATCAACGCTTCCGGCGCCATCGCGGCGCTGATCGCATTGAAGGACCGGCTGCCGATCAACGCCCAGGCCGTGCGCACGGGCCTGGCGCTGGTGGATCTGCCCGGCCGCTTCCAGATCGTGCCCGGCCAGCCCACGCTGGTGCTGGATGTGGCCCACAACCCGCAGTCGGTGGGCGCGCTGGCTGCCAACCTCGACGCGATGGGCTACTACCCACGGACGCACGCGGTCTTCGGTGCGATGGCCGACAAGGACATCCCGGCGCTCCTGGGCCGCATCGCTGCGCTGGTGGACAGCTGGCATCTGTGTCCCTTGCCCAGCGCGCGTTCGGCGAAGCTCGACGACCTCGTGGCGATGGTGGGCGCCGCGGCCGCAGGGCGCATCGGCGGCACACCCGCGGTGCACCGGCATGGCGATCCTGCCGCGGCCCTGGCGGCCGCCGTGGCCGCGGCCGACCCCGCCGATAGAATCGTCGTTTTCGGGTCGTTCTACACGGTGGGCGGCGTGCTCAAGGCGGGCCTGCCGCGGCTCGGCGCCCCGCACGCCGCACCGCCATCGGCACCCACACCCGGCTGA
- a CDS encoding SPOR domain-containing protein, whose protein sequence is MRLPFFRAKDTASEPTPPQRPKRSSGAPPPPDDATIAAARTQARRRLVGAVLLLTVGVIGFPLLFETQPRPLPRDTPIVLSAEAQAARAAATPVAPPPLVPADAGVEPVAPGLAANAASQPAAAATAAVKPPTAVPAASKPTASKPTASAAPPPASPAARASAPTAAPKAAAGRWIVQVGAYNDMERLRAARAKLQLLGYASYTQDVDSPTGKRTRVRVGPFKSRAEADAVAARVKAAGLQAAVLAP, encoded by the coding sequence ATGCGACTGCCGTTCTTCCGCGCCAAGGACACGGCCTCCGAGCCCACACCGCCGCAACGGCCGAAGCGTTCCTCGGGTGCACCACCGCCGCCCGACGACGCCACCATCGCTGCTGCGCGCACGCAGGCGCGGCGCCGGCTGGTGGGGGCGGTGCTGCTGCTGACGGTGGGCGTGATCGGCTTCCCGCTGCTTTTCGAGACCCAGCCCCGGCCGCTGCCGCGGGACACGCCGATCGTGCTCTCGGCCGAGGCCCAGGCCGCCCGTGCTGCGGCCACGCCCGTGGCGCCGCCGCCCTTGGTGCCCGCCGACGCTGGCGTGGAGCCGGTGGCGCCGGGCCTGGCCGCCAACGCGGCATCCCAGCCGGCGGCCGCGGCAACGGCGGCTGTGAAGCCGCCGACCGCCGTCCCGGCCGCATCGAAGCCGACCGCCTCGAAACCCACCGCGTCCGCCGCGCCCCCGCCCGCAAGCCCCGCCGCACGCGCCTCGGCCCCGACTGCCGCGCCCAAGGCTGCCGCTGGCCGTTGGATCGTGCAGGTCGGGGCCTACAACGACATGGAGCGCCTGCGCGCCGCCCGCGCCAAGCTGCAGTTGCTGGGCTATGCCAGCTACACGCAGGACGTCGACTCGCCCACTGGCAAGCGCACCCGCGTGCGTGTGGGCCCGTTCAAGAGCCGCGCCGAGGCCGACGCGGTGGCCGCCCGCGTCAAGGCTGCCGGCCTGCAGGCCGCGGTGCTGGCGCCCTGA
- the purF gene encoding amidophosphoribosyltransferase — translation MCGIVGAIATGPVNQLIYDALLLLQHRGQDAAGIVTMQGTKCYMHKARGMVRDIFRTRNMRALPGQVGLGQVRYPTAGNAYSEEEAQPFYVNAPYGIVLVHNGNLTNAQALKEELFDIDRRHINTESDTEVLINVLAHELELVARDLPLMPEHVFKAVAGVHRRVKGSYAVIALIAGHGLLAFRDPFGIRPLCFGDALSDSGREFMVASESVALEGTGHRLVRDLAPGEALYIDLQGQVHTRPCADHPSLNPCIFEYVYLARPDSVLDGISVYQARLNLGETLAQRVINTLPPSEIDVVIPIPESSRPSAMQLAHRLGKPYREGFVKNRYVGRTFIMPGQSVRKKSVRQKLNAIGVEFRGRNVLLVDDSIVRGTTSKEIVQMAREAGARKVYMASAAPPVRHPNVYGIDMPTKEELIAHGRTLEEIRAFIGADALVYQDVDAMKRVVAALNPKVQGFEASCFDGRYITGDVTEDEFEALRAQRQLQFDETEPDGDGEGRSRLALQQGPGERA, via the coding sequence ATGTGCGGCATCGTCGGCGCGATCGCCACCGGCCCCGTCAACCAGCTGATCTACGACGCACTCCTGCTGCTGCAGCACCGTGGGCAGGACGCGGCCGGCATCGTCACCATGCAGGGCACCAAGTGCTACATGCACAAGGCGCGTGGCATGGTCCGGGACATCTTCCGCACCCGCAACATGCGCGCGCTGCCGGGCCAGGTGGGCCTGGGCCAGGTGCGCTACCCCACGGCCGGCAACGCCTACAGCGAAGAGGAGGCGCAGCCCTTCTACGTCAACGCGCCCTACGGCATCGTGCTCGTGCACAACGGCAACCTCACCAACGCGCAGGCGCTGAAGGAGGAGCTGTTCGACATCGACCGCCGCCACATCAACACCGAGAGCGACACCGAGGTGCTGATCAACGTGCTGGCGCACGAGCTGGAGCTGGTGGCGCGCGACCTGCCGCTGATGCCCGAACACGTGTTCAAGGCCGTGGCCGGCGTGCACCGGCGCGTGAAGGGCAGCTACGCCGTCATCGCGCTGATCGCCGGGCACGGGCTGCTGGCCTTCCGCGACCCCTTCGGCATCCGCCCGCTGTGCTTTGGCGACGCGCTCAGCGACAGCGGGCGCGAATTCATGGTGGCCAGCGAGTCCGTGGCGTTGGAGGGCACCGGCCACCGCCTCGTGCGCGACCTCGCCCCTGGCGAGGCGCTCTACATCGATCTGCAAGGCCAGGTGCACACCCGCCCCTGCGCCGACCACCCGAGCCTGAACCCCTGCATCTTCGAGTACGTGTACCTGGCGCGCCCCGACAGCGTGCTCGACGGCATCAGCGTCTACCAGGCGAGGTTGAACCTGGGCGAGACGCTGGCGCAGCGCGTCATCAACACGCTGCCGCCCAGCGAGATCGACGTCGTCATCCCCATCCCCGAGAGCAGCCGCCCGAGCGCGATGCAGCTCGCGCACCGGCTGGGCAAGCCCTACCGCGAGGGCTTCGTCAAGAACCGCTACGTCGGCCGCACCTTCATCATGCCCGGGCAGTCGGTGCGCAAGAAGAGCGTGCGCCAGAAGCTCAACGCCATCGGCGTGGAGTTCCGAGGCCGCAACGTGCTGCTGGTGGACGACAGCATCGTGCGCGGCACCACCAGCAAGGAGATCGTCCAGATGGCGCGCGAGGCCGGCGCGCGCAAGGTCTACATGGCCAGTGCCGCGCCGCCGGTGCGGCACCCCAACGTCTACGGCATCGACATGCCGACGAAGGAAGAGCTCATCGCCCACGGCCGCACGCTGGAGGAGATCCGCGCCTTCATTGGCGCCGACGCGCTGGTCTACCAGGACGTCGATGCGATGAAGCGCGTGGTGGCGGCGCTCAACCCCAAGGTCCAGGGCTTCGAGGCCAGCTGCTTCGATGGCCGCTACATCACCGGCGACGTGACCGAAGACGAGTTCGAGGCGCTGCGGGCGCAGCGCCAGCTGCAGTTCGACGAAACCGAGCCGGATGGCGACGGCGAAGGCCGCTCGCGCCTGGCGCTGCAGCAGGGCCCGGGGGAGCGCGCATGA
- the truA gene encoding tRNA pseudouridine(38-40) synthase TruA, with translation MPSRLALGVSYRGGAYHGWQSQPGCRTVQDALEQALAAFADQPVRTVCAGRTDAGVHALNQVVHADVAVEREAFSWVRGTNRFLPADIAVQWAMPVGERFHARNGALGRRYRYLLRESPARPALDAGLVGWTFRPLDAVALREAAAHLVGTHDFSSFRSSACQSPTPVKTLKRIDIAFRGQPMAGWWTFEFDGNAFLHHMVRNLMGSLVMVGSGRRPPGWMAEVLTARDRDAAAPTFSPDGLCFLGPYYDPALGIPETVAAAPWLMP, from the coding sequence ATGCCGTCGCGCCTGGCGCTCGGCGTCAGCTACCGCGGCGGCGCCTACCACGGCTGGCAGAGCCAGCCTGGCTGCCGCACCGTGCAGGACGCGCTGGAGCAGGCGCTGGCCGCGTTTGCCGACCAGCCTGTGCGTACCGTGTGCGCCGGTCGCACCGATGCCGGCGTGCACGCGCTGAACCAGGTGGTGCACGCCGACGTCGCCGTCGAGCGCGAAGCGTTCTCGTGGGTGCGGGGCACCAACCGATTCCTGCCGGCTGACATCGCCGTGCAATGGGCGATGCCGGTCGGCGAGCGATTCCACGCCCGCAACGGCGCGCTCGGCCGGCGCTACCGCTACCTGCTGCGCGAGTCGCCCGCGCGGCCGGCGCTCGATGCCGGCCTCGTGGGCTGGACCTTCCGGCCGCTGGATGCCGTCGCGCTCCGCGAAGCGGCTGCTCACCTCGTCGGCACGCACGACTTCAGCTCATTCCGTTCCAGCGCCTGTCAGTCGCCGACGCCGGTGAAGACGCTCAAGCGCATCGACATCGCTTTCCGCGGCCAGCCCATGGCCGGCTGGTGGACCTTCGAATTCGACGGCAACGCCTTCCTGCACCACATGGTGCGCAACCTCATGGGCAGCCTGGTGATGGTGGGCAGCGGCCGCCGGCCGCCGGGCTGGATGGCCGAGGTGCTGACCGCGCGCGACCGCGACGCCGCCGCACCCACCTTCAGTCCCGACGGGCTGTGCTTCCTGGGGCCGTACTACGATCCTGCGCTCGGCATCCCCGAGACCGTGGCTGCCGCGCCCTGGCTGATGCCCTGA